A stretch of Paenibacillus mucilaginosus 3016 DNA encodes these proteins:
- a CDS encoding helix-turn-helix domain-containing protein yields MNFRQYLGLLRAEYAAKLIRTTDAALSAVSSSAGFDSQRTFNRVFHAKYGMSPREYRNHVRQSK; encoded by the coding sequence ATGAATTTCAGGCAGTACCTCGGACTGCTTCGCGCTGAATACGCTGCCAAGCTGATACGTACAACGGATGCGGCCTTATCGGCGGTCAGCAGCAGTGCCGGGTTTGACAGCCAGCGCACGTTCAACCGCGTGTTCCATGCCAAATACGGGATGTCCCCGAGGGAGTACAGGAACCATGTTCGCCAATCTAAATAA
- a CDS encoding AraC family ligand binding domain-containing protein encodes MARQLTFPAHLHRNIEILYVFSGVQYLEIEGKAYAVHAGEGAIIFPDMVHRYYKQGEQPADAVLILCNPQLLGGVFPDFEKFQPLTPYLPNEKIPEEAVYALKHIKKKDAFAVKLGWIYVIMSHLLPHMELRQRKRIPVPDMSKKMIEYVADHFTEPITLDSLRG; translated from the coding sequence GTGGCAAGACAGCTGACGTTTCCTGCACATTTGCACCGGAATATCGAAATCCTCTATGTGTTCTCGGGTGTCCAATACCTGGAGATTGAAGGGAAGGCATACGCAGTCCATGCAGGCGAAGGGGCTATCATCTTCCCGGATATGGTCCATCGTTACTATAAGCAGGGGGAACAGCCCGCTGATGCGGTCCTGATTCTATGCAACCCGCAGCTGCTTGGAGGCGTGTTTCCGGACTTCGAAAAATTCCAGCCCCTCACGCCTTACTTGCCAAATGAAAAGATTCCCGAAGAGGCTGTGTATGCGCTTAAGCATATCAAAAAGAAAGATGCGTTTGCCGTAAAGCTGGGCTGGATCTATGTCATCATGTCCCATCTTCTTCCCCATATGGAGCTGAGGCAGCGGAAACGGATTCCCGTCCCGGATATGTCGAAAAAAATGATAGAGTATGTAGCCGATCATTTTACGGAGCCGATTACGCTCGATTCTCTTCGCGGCTGA